The Chaetodon auriga isolate fChaAug3 chromosome 2, fChaAug3.hap1, whole genome shotgun sequence genome segment CACTTTGCTGTGTTAATGGATGGAATTTGATTTCAGCCTTAAAAATAcaaagtaaatgtgttttgcatttctcAAAGACgcacagatcacacacagcagaacattTTAATCGATCCAGTTTGCAGAAGAGTTTTGACTCCAACCTCTGCTGTGAACAGGACGATAACAGTGATGTTTGCAGTCATCAGATTTGGCTGAACCAGGTTTGCGGATGAGGAGTTGAAGTAGCACAGGGACAGGTAAGCATTAAAATATGCTGCACACGTCCTGATTACAAAACTCCAAGATATCTGTTGTAAGGAAAACAGATGTAAACATTAGCATTATCATTATTGATTTGACAATCGAGCGGGTGTATTTGATCGTAGTCGTACCAGAGCGCGTGCAGTTGAAGACGGTTTCCGCGAGGCTGCAGAACTCGTCTCCGAGGATGGAGCGGTAGTCCATGTGGCTTGTGTGCACAAAACACTGAGTTGCATCTTTGAACAGCAGATCACTTTCTCCATATTTCTGAGACTCAAAGAGCTTGAACTCTGAGTTTGGGTTGGCTGCCAAAGTttcctataaaaaaaaaaaaacagaaagaatggAGTAAAAATATCCGCCTCAACATTcaacatttcctctctgtgatgACAAACCTCATCATTAAGTGATTTGCATCACAGGAAGCAAAAAACAGGTCTTTGGcgaaagctgctgctggacatcaGTCATGTTTTGGTAGCAACTGAAATGTGTCCATAGCACAGTTACCAAAAGCTGGACAGATTTTTACTCTTTTATACAGATAATTTGCTCATTTTAGAATATTTTATTCTGGAAAATATGTTGTAAGACAGAAATTTAGAGCTGCagcaattaatcaattaattgtccACTATTAAAGTAATCACCAAGTATTTTAATTGAACTATTTTGagtaatttaaagaaaaaaaaaaaaggctaaattccagcttcttaaatgtgaatattttctggtttctcctctcctctgacaaaacaagacatgtcAGGgcgtcatcttgggctttgagaaacatttttcaccattttctgacaacttacagaccaaacaactaatcgattaatcgagaaaataaacaacagattAATTGACAATGagaataattgttagttgcagccctacagaaatttgtacctttttttttgttttgtttttacaatgCCAAGACAGTAAAGCCTTTCATATCTCATCTGTtccacactgcagctttaagggtTTACGGGTCTTTAATAGGCAGAGGTGCTGATGAGCAAAGTCTCATGTCTTTCATAGACATAAGTGTACACACACTTAGGACCAAGTACACACACGACAGATAGTCGCATAAGCTGACCTGTGACTTCATGAGGAAGTCGTACACTCGTGCTGTGAGGACTGGCCTCGTCATGATGGTGTTCGGTGGGATGACTCCAAGGTTGCAGCTCTCCCACTCTGACAACGGAGCCCGACGACCGTCACCACACAGCAGCTCGAAGTCTGATGGCGTCCACCCATCTGCCCAACCGCTGGGACTCAGACCTGACAAAGACATAATGTAACATAATAAACATACAGCGTATGTTTGTGCACATTCATGTCAAAACTTCGCCTTGAAAATCTCACTGAGGACGTTGGCCTGAAGGTTGTGCTGCTCTACGAAAGCCACATCGCCGTAGCTTTTACCGGTGGGATCTCCAACCAGACACCTGGGAATAATGAGTAAGGgattaaagggtcagttcagccaaatgaataaaaacatcttCTCTCTTAGCCCTACAAGCGTTCAGGatggttttgattttatttgagaTACTGGTCAAAATACAGCGGCAGTGGAGGCAGAACAGTTTTCATTAGAACTACGCTCTACCAATTACCTGAAAGCTGAGGTTCAGGTAAGCCACTGTGCATACCTTAAAGCCCCCATGTTGCCATAGTAACGCTCATTGTGGTTGTCAGCACAGCGTTTGGTGGCGGCCTCCCCGGTGCCTCCCATACACACTTTACACAGATTCCCCTGAGAGCCAGGAAGACAGCCTTTCCAAAACACCTCGTTGTACACTaggaaaacacaaagtgcagagATACTGCGTGAAGTCAAGAGGTCaaagcacacagagaggagacataCTAACAGCACTGCCTGTGTAAGCATCAAGTTGAATGCTTCAGAACAGTACCTTGGTTTGGATCACAGGGGGAGCTGCTGTTATGCTCCAGGCTCAGCGTGCGTCTGTACGGCAGCAGCCAGCCTGCTGGGCTGTACATGTATCCGTGACAGGAGCGACGGCCTCCGAGGTTCCCGATGAATATGTTTCTGCTCGAGCGCTTTGCCACTGCCACACCCACCACCGAGGGCAACACTGACGACAGAGAGAGTGGAGCTTTCAGTGTGGAGGCATTAATGTCATCAGCTACAAGTTGGTTACTGAGTGTTGTGTCTTACCATCTGTCTCTAAATGGGCCGATCCTTCAGCAGGCACACATTCAGTTCCTGAGAGTCCACGAGAAACACAGGGGACacagatcagtgtttttctaatGAATGAAGACTGGAGCTGATTTATCAGATCATTATTTTTACAATTATTTAGTTCATAAAACGTAAAAGTCCGGGTAGGAAACCTGCTTAAATTAGACACCCTTTATCTGGACGCTCTGCCTTCAGGataaaaaaagcagcaaatattcatGTTTGAGCAAACAGAATTTTTGCTTCAAGAATGACTCAAAAGATCaaacaattatcaaaatagttggcaaaaaacccccaaaacattttctcagtCTAGAAATAGATTAAGCGACCAATGAAGACCATCAGTTAATAAGACACATACAGCAGAAGAGGCTTGATGTTGGCGTGGCCTCTTCTTGgtgtttgtatgtattttgAGAAGAGACTTTAGTAGAAAAAGAACATTAACAGAGTCTTACCATAATATTCTGTAACTACAGGGACAAGACCACATTTTCCTGCGATGAAAGAGTGAGTTGCATCCAGTGAGACAGCGTCCACCTCGTCcctctgcagcatcagtgtCAATGAGAGGATACAGGTGTTTGCAGCTTGAAGTTAAATCTTTAATATCCCCACATCCTGTGATTTGCATCACTCCATTGACTTACCTTGATTTTCTCGATACAGTCTCGTATTGAGAGCGCTCTGACACACACCAGCGGGTCTGACTTGATACTGAGAGCCCACTGCTCACATTTCTTCTGCTCTGCATGGCTAATACAGCACCACCGCACCACACTGTCCTCCAGCGAgcttcctgcacacacacaggttcaaTGAGGTCGTCAAATCACAGCCGGCCTGTTTCAAATATAATGATTAACGACCACACACCAATGTGGCTAAGCACCTTCGTGTCCAAGGCCTTTGAGGAGTGCCACGTAGTCCAACCCCAGCACCTGACTGACATCCATGCCGTCTGGCAGAACAGCGAGTTTATGTGTGGCATCTTTGAAGAGAAGGTCATTTTCTCCAAAAGAAGACGAGTTAAAGAGGTTGAAGCGCTGTCTCTCTCGTCCTTGTTGACCAAACAGCATCTAAAGAGCAATAAACAATCATTTAACAGTCTTTAATAGGGTAAAAGGACATCTACGGACACACAGCATGGAGACAAAGCGGGAGAAGAGATGTACCTGCACCGTCACTAGAAACTTGCGAGCAACCTTGCGAAAATTAAATCTGGTGACCATGCCGCCTCCTGGACCACGTCCCAGATTACAGTTTGTGTAGTGGCTGAGAGGAGCTTGCGTGCCATTTGTACACAGCAACCTGAAGTCCTCTCCATTGCTGTCTGAGAGGACAAGCACGAGAAGAAAAGCAGATGTGACAAGTCATAAAAAAGGGAGATTTTCACTTCAGATTCAGTAGATCTTCATGCTTCATCAACACCACACATCTAGATCTACAGATGTGTCATCCTGAACGGAAGATGGGTGTTATTTAATGCTATTATTTATATAAAAATGGATGCAGTTGACTTTTTCATACCAGACACAGTGAGCCTGGAAATGTGGATGTTAAGGTTTGATCTCTTTGTAATTTTTTCAGCAGGGTTTATGCTCTACTTTTAGCTCATTGAACAGTAAGATATTATAAAGTCCATTAGAAGATAGTTTACCTTCAATACTTTCAAGAGCTAAATGGTCCACAAATGCAACATCTCCTGCCCCGTTCCTGAGACATCTGTGAGGgcaacagaggaaacagagtgTCTCTAATGTTTtgactgtcttcatgtttgAAATACAGCAAATGTGCATCGTAAGTGTGGAGCTTGTGGAGCCTTTGCTGCCTGACCTGAGGGCTCCTTGGCTGTTGTAGTAGGGCTCACTGTGGGACGTCTCGCAGTGATAATTTTTCTGGCGAATGTAGGACTTCTGGCCTTGGCACAGAGCGCACAGAGGTGGTGCCATGGCAGCAGCTCCGGGAATGCAGCTGGCACTGAAAAAGGTGCTGACGTCTGCTcgagaggagaaaaacaagtgaGGGCACTGAAAGACGAGAGGGCCAGAAATGACAAAAGATTTCCACACTGTGCAGCTGGATATAACTTCGTTACCCTGACTGAGAGGCTGCTCCTTTGACCAGCTCAGGTAGTTGCGGGACAGCAGGAAGCCGAGTGGAAGGCTCCATCCGGCCGTCCATCGAACCCCGCTGTGACAGCTCCTGAGGCCCTGCAGGGACCGTATGTCCAAACTGCTGTTTCTAAccacagccacagacagaatacagcctcctgcaggactcacagagatggacaaacacagacaggtacACTGACTAAGTGTTGAAGAGAGATGCTGAAGTGTCCCAGCAGTGTGAGGTAAACCTACCATCACTGTATATCTCCTTGGCAATGACGACAAGGCCGAACTGCTTCACAGCAGAATAAACCTCTCCCGCATCCAAAGTCACTATATCAGCACGGTTAGCCTAAAGCAAAGATTAACACAGCCAGTCTTAATGTTACAAAAGAGGAGACCTTATTAGAGCGGTGCTCCATCAGGGTTTGTACACCTTTGAAAGCTTTCACTACAAAAAAATCACCCAAGAGATATTATTTGTTCATgctattaataattaataatggCTGTTATCTGCCACAGTGACTCATTTGTCCTTTGCACACTTTGTTGCTAAATTTCAGAAACGTCAGGTGAAGGAAGGCTCACCCTGATCTTGTCGATGCAGTCAGTCGTGCTGGACGCTCGTATGCATGAGAGTCTGGCAAAAGCTGCCACAGCAGCTGGAGGCAGCACTGCCACTAGAGCTTTAGCGAGTTCTGCACACTTCCTCTGCTCAGGATCGGACACTGTGCACCACCGCATCTTCTTAGCTAACGTGCAAGACGCAGTTCACACAAGTTCATCAGAGGATCACACACATTTGGTGCAGACTTCATGCATAAATGTGTTTTAGTAAGATGCAGGTATTGCATTAATTAATAAAATCTAAACTTTGCATTTTtgcaaactgtgaaataatttTACAACTTTTATAATATTTCAATCAGTTTTAATAATGTCCACAAAGAAGCtccaaaaagaggaaaacaatcttgccatcaacaaaaaaaagacaacatctacaaaagaataaaaagactTTTAAGGACACAATGAGACTGAATATGAACAGGATATAAGTTAACAATGTAAGTAAAATAAACTCACTCAGGAACAAAACTTACCCCTGATGCAGCagacaaagatgaaaaagagTAAAATGGCATAAAGTCGTCTCATTCTGGCCTGCTGTGGCTAAAACCTGTCTTATGTCGTCTGCAGAGCACAACAGAAAGCTGTCCAGTTCGTCCTGCATAGATTTTCCACAGCGTGAGAGGCACTGGTGCTCACGGATAAATAGAAAACCTATTGCGCAAGGGCAGCTCCTCTGAAAACAGTaaagtcacttttttttccacacacatgGAAAATATTTAGCCACATCTGTCACAAGGACGACCCCTAGCCAGCCTTTTTGTAGATTTTAGGTGTAGATGTAGCACAGAAAGCTGCGGTCAGGAACTTGGATCTGATGCTTTTGTGATATGCTCAGTCAATTTAAAAACAGTTTATAGGATATTTAACAAGAATAAATAGCAATACATGGACACTTTCTCCTCACAAGCCGAGTGCAGAAGAGgtagaaataaaaacagttttctctttcactcctcATGTCAGTCTTCATGTTATTATAAGAAATGTGATCCGAGCAGATGAACAACGGTCCAAATGATCAGCAGGTGTTGGCACTTTTGGGGCGTTCGAGCACTATTTCCTGTAATGTTGTCAACACAGAATGACCTCTGAGGACAGAGTGTAAATGCTGGATCCTCTCCACGTGTCGCAGCATCGCTGGTTTCTGTTTCGCCAGTTCAGTGGACAGTCTGTCGATCCGCTCCTCCAACTGTTAACATCCAAAAACATCCATTGTGACACAGACTCTGAGTATCACAAGTACTCAGGTCCTTTACTGCAGTGAAAGCATTTAAgtattatcagtaaaatgtacttaaattctgaaaagtgaaagtgctcattgtgcagtaaaatggtccCTGTCACGTTTTAATATCATATCTGGTGTTTTTGGA includes the following:
- the sxph gene encoding LOW QUALITY PROTEIN: saxiphilin-like (The sequence of the model RefSeq protein was modified relative to this genomic sequence to represent the inferred CDS: inserted 1 base in 1 codon; substituted 1 base at 1 genomic stop codon) is translated as MCVEKKVTLLFSEELPLRNRFSIYPXAPVPLTLWKIYAGRTGQLSVVLCRRHKTGFSHSRXRMRRLYAILLFFIFVCCIRAKKMRWCTVSDPEQRKCAELAKALVAVLPPAAVAAFARLSCIRASSTTDCIDKIRANRADIVTLDAGEVYSAVKQFGLVVIAKEIYSDGGCILSVAVVRNSSLDIRSLQGLRSCHSGVRWTAGWSLPLGFLLSRNYLSWSKEQPLSQDVSTFFSASCIPGAAAMAPPLCALCQGQKSYIRQKNYHCETSHSEPYYNSQGALRCLRNGAGDVAFVDHLALESIEDSNGEDFRLLCTNGTQAPLSHYTNCNLGRGPGGGMVTRFNFRKVARKFLVTVQMLFGQQGRERQRFNLFNSSSFGENDLLFKDATHKLAVLPDGMDVSQVLGLDYVALLKGLGHEGSSLEDSVVRWCCISHAEQKKCEQWALSIKSDPLVCVRALSIRDCIEKIKRDEVDAVSLDATHSFIAGKCGLVPVVTEYYGTECVPAEGSAHLETDVLPSVVGVAVAKRSSRNIFIGNLGGRRSCHGYMYSPAGWLLPYRRTLSLEHNSSSPCDPNQVYNEVFWKGCLPGSQGNLCKVCMGGTGEAATKRCADNHNERYYGNMGALRCLVGDPTGKSYGDVAFVEQHNLQANVLSLSPSGWADGWTPSDFELLCGDGRRAPLSEWESCNLGVIPPNTIMTRPVLTARVYDFLMKSQETLAANPNSEFKLFESQKYGESDLLFKDATQCFVHTSHMDYRSILGDEFCSLAETVFNCTRSDILEFCNQDVCSIF